DNA sequence from the Malus domestica chromosome 11, GDT2T_hap1 genome:
TTACAGTTTCTATATTCGTCTTTTGTTTGAACTCTTTACTGAATTGTGCTGCCTTGGAGTTTTTTACATGGTTAATAAATGACAAATTATTCAAGTCCTACATGACATAGCTTATCTAGAGCTAATACTATGGAAACCATGGTTTTTCTTTGTTATCATTTGGACAAGCGTGCCGTCCCATTATCTCTCTCTTGCTGAACTTCCATGTTTTGATCGCTTCTCAAACATGTCATTGTTGTAAATGTTTTGGTCGTTTCTTTCTTGGTCATTAGATGATTTTATTAAATGTAACAAGTCAGTTAAGGTGGAATCTTGATGCTATTTATAATCGAGATGACCTACATTCTCATTTCAGGGACCTTTTACACACAAAGGAACGCCAAGATGAGACAATAAAACAATTGCGTGATGTTTTGGGTGAGTCATGTATCAGCTGCGAACTTCAGCTGGTAGGTCCCGAATATGAATCCCTCCATGGAATCCCTTCCCTTTCTCCTGTGGTGGCTGAAGAGCTATTTAGATGTGAGTTATTGGATAAAGAAACCCGGTCTCAAGCTCTTAGCCCAGATATGACAAAGTTGAAGAAAACCAATGTGACCATGGACAATTCTTTGAGCCCTGCTCATACATTACTTCAAATCCACTGTGCTGACCACAAAGGTCTCTTGTATGACATTCTGAGAACTTTGAAAGACTGCAATATCAAGGTAGAAATTCTTCTCTTCCCCTACACTATTTTGCCAGAGAACatcaatgtatttttttttagtttagaaTACTTTGTAGTATTAGTTTGGTTAGCCTATGTCAGAGCCTACTGGTTCTGGAACGGGAGATGACAGAGATTTTACTTGTTGCCGCTCCTAGTTGATAGGTTTCCCTACATGGGAATGAAAATGGATCTCGAGTCTTGACCTCAACCCCGAGAAGGGGTGATGAGAAAAGAATGGTCTTACTTTTCTGAGAGGTTATTATTctcaccaaagaaaaaaataatgggaaatgggggtaaggctagccgacattcacctctcccagaccttgcgtaaagcgggagccttgtgcactgggtacgacctatcCATATGCAGAACCGCAGATGATTGCTTTTTGGTCCTATACATCTTGGTGATACATCTAAATATGACTTGCCTGCACTTGTAATGTTGGGTctaattctttcttttcctctgTAAGCTACATATAAGGATTTATTCTATCCTTGCCAACTTATGATGATTGGCAGTTTTGTTAGTAGTTTTCTAATCCAAAATCTCTTCTTGTTCAGATAGCTTATGGTAGAATTTCTCCAAATATTAAAGGCTATCGCGATTTAGACCTATTCATTCAGCAAAATGATGGGAAAAAGTTTGTCGATCCCGATAAGCAGAGTGCACTGTATTTGCGGTTGAAGGTGGAGATGCTTCACCCATTACGTGTTATCATTGCAAACCGAGGGCCAGATACTGAACTGTTAGTTGCTAATCCAGTTGAGCTATCTGGAAAGGGAAGACCACGAGTTTTCTACGATGTTACAACTGCTCTAAAAACACTTGGGATATGCATTTTCTCTGTAAGAAAACTCCGCAACAAGTTAAAAGTTATTCAGAATTACCAAATCTTTTGTGAATTACTAACTCAAGTAAATACTTGCACTTCTTGGCGTATTTACCAAATCCATTTTCGTAACACTTTTAACAGTTTGTTGTCTCGTCTTTCAGGCCGAAATCGGGAGGGTAGCGGCATCAGATCGTGAATGGGAGGTGTATACCTTTTTGCTGGAAGAGAACCACAACTTTCAGTTATCAAATATGGTAGCTAAGAATCAGATTGCAGATAGAGTTAGAAGAACCTTGATGGGCTGGTGAGTAGATAGATTTTACCATCTTTCTACCCCTCAGCGTATTTTGGGCTTATAATATTTAAAGATGTATAACCCATATGATGTTTTTGCAAGTGTGTTGATTCCCATTGTGAATGCCTTTTTCAGATGTAAATCATAGTTTTCTGGTCATAGATGAACTTGGTGAGTGTAGACGGAGAACAATTTACATGAAACGAGTTTATTATCATTGTGGGTCTAATATTGGATTGACATCTGGAGAAAAATTAACACATGGTAATGCATTATTAGATTAGGACGCCACATCGCAGTATACCCGTTTTGTGTAAGATTTTCTAGAGTGGGTGGGCAAATATAAGTTCGTTTCATAGCGTACCCATTGGGGGACTGATTTCTACACTCCCCTTATCCTTTTTAGACATTGGATGAAAGAATTAAAATCATGAAATGAATTAACAAGGAAGTCTTAAGAGGTAAAAAGGAAAGTGTGAAAATTACTCTTACCCAAAATCTCAAAAAGGGAAAGAATTTTCGTCATCGGTGAAAAAAAGTTGACCTATTAAGAGCATTTTCTTAAAGAATAATTGCTTAATGTCTCCATATGATGGTACTTTGCGAGGACGTTATTCAATGTTGTTAAAAACATCATGAATACAATCACATAAATTATATTTGACATTAGATGGTGATTGTAGTACGTGCATGCAAGTATTGTAGTCAGTCCCACAAAGTATAAGATAAATACAAGTACTACATACATGGTACATATAGAGTGCCCCCTGGGGACATCTTGGGTTATAAATGATCTTTGAAGTATTGGAAAATCATAGTATAGGACCCTTATGTTATAATCTCATCAATGTCGTCCTTCACCTCATTCGTTGACATGCTCATCTATGTTGTCATTGTAGtctcattttgtcaaaattacCAATAATTTTCGAACACGGAACACATAGCCCTGACGTCATACCCTCACACTTCTCACTCGTATCAAATGGAGGACATGGCAAGCCATTCTTGTTCAAAATCCTGCCAAACGAAGATGAGACTATAATGACCCATCCAAAATTGTTCATCTCCGCTCCTTAATACGACACAAAATAATTTGCCACTTCATTAGAGGCCCTTCCAATCTCTCAAGAGAAAAGAATTTCACAAAAGCAACCAGATTTTAATCCTCGAAATATGGGTTCTATCTaaataattaccaaaatttcataattttccttACAATGCTAACAAAACcaaattgacaaaaataaacCACAATGATAAGAATTGAAATTGAGATAGAACACACTTACCAAAATTCCTTTTAAACTACATAATATGCGGAAGATACCTTAGCCTTTTggcattctttttttttcctttcttttctcagtccaaagaaaagaacaaaaaaaaagagatgcCAAATGACTGAAATTGCGTCTATTGTTGCCGAACGTAAGGCCTGACTTCTAAATAGTTATAAATACTACACTCATAAAGTAAATTTTTACTTAACATTTAACCGGAGCATGAATTCTTTTTATAAATTGGTAGAGAGCCGTGTTTTTACTTATTTCCGATGTGGAACTAATTATTCTCATATAGTTGTTACATCACGAGCATCTTCTTCAATGTGAGGCTGTCCTTGCAATTGGGTTGAACTGTCTTGTTGCCAAAAGAAAATGGCtctcagtggcggatccaggaatctTACCCCAAGGGGTCGCAGTgtaaaagttcaaataaaaatttaggatggaaaaacatattgaaaatgaaatcatagtactttcattcataattcacaATGGAAATAATATTACAAACTATAATTGTCCACGACgaggtttcatattttgaaaacgaagcattatagtttcattttcaatacaagcaaaaatatctctctcaatataaacaagcaAGCTATCTCTCTCAATATAAAAGTGGAGTGTATATGGTATTATAGTAAGAACTAGTAGTTTCAGTGCTGAACACTCAATAGTAGATTAACTGCTGATTAACGTGTTAATGCAAACTATAATTTTGGGTGGTATATACTACAAATAGAAACAACCATGATTTGATTCTTCAGAATTCGATTGTGCAGCATTAGCTAGAGCATGAGAGTTTTTGAGTTTTGACCGATATAGATTCATaattgaaaaatgtaaattaaagaaaaaataaattacacaTTGGTATTTACACACCCAaaagggtgttttttttttttttttttggtttttattattttattatttttggtaAATACAACAAACCCAAAGGTTAAGAGATACAAGCAGTCGAAACTACATAAAACGAATGAAAGCATGATACAATCAAAACAAGGCAGTCCCAAGACAAGTATATGTGCTGCCAAAAAAGAAACTTGGAGATAGATGGGGAAAGACAGCAGACCCAGCCCCCTTGAACATGAGAAATCTTTTGCCAATCTTCGTCGATTTCGCACTAGATTCCCCTCTTCAATTGAGGACAATGCTCTATTTTAACTTCGAGTGGATGCATCCCTTCTGGTAGAGAAACCAATTTTGGACACTCACTAAGGTGAAGTATTCTAAGGGATGTGAAACTTGTCAACCACTCAGGTAATGCATCCAAGTTTTCACAATCCCAAATACACAAGACTCGTAGGGTGTTAGCAGCTCCCTGCAACCATTCGGGCAATGCCACCATCCTTGGTGCTGCCGCAATAGAAAATCTTCGGAGCCTCAATGGAATTAGTTGATAGTTTCCGTTCTCCAAATCAAGCTGCTCACAATTCCATATCAATAGAGTGTGTAATGTAGCAAGATAACTCATATCACGTGGCAAAGAGGTTAGATTACCACAATGCCAAATAGAAAGATACCGAAGTGATATCTTCCTCTTCCTGCCGAGTCTTCGTTCAGGCTTTTTGTCGAACAGTTGGCGTGCGAGtccgaccccgacgaccccagctccaagaggtcgcatatgggagcttcaaggttgtttccatggtttccaaggggtcgtgcgaccccgacgaccccactgtggatccgccaccagtgaagaaaatgagaagtaATTGGATGAAAGGTCGGAGCCCTTGCGGCTGCCCTGCCAACGATTGACGAGGCTTGCGCCCGCGTTAAGTGCAGCATACGACAAGGGGGCTCTCCTACGTGAAGCCCACCAAAGCCAAATGGCTCAGATTTGATACATTTACAGCGGTAGGATTTCCAACGATTTGTTGATTAGGAcagttaaaaaaattgaaaattttgatgctGCACCATATGCGTTTTGTGGAGCCTCtgattttaaaaattgaaaaattcaacggccataattaattcaattctaaaaaaaatatatatattttaaaaaattcaaaaaacttacAAAAATTCACAATTAAAAATCTTACAAAGTTTAGTACACtttcaaattaaacaaaaatttacgCAATAATGACATGTGGAGGATAAGACGaagagaaaattagaaaaaaataatatatatttgtgaATAGTAATCGTTCTTATCCGTGCTCCTTCCAAATGGGTGAACTTGTACAAAGAGAATAACTTATTACCTACCCACCCATTGTGGGTAGGGTGTGCCCTTTGAGTCTAGTACCTATTCATTTTTAACAATTatttgagtgaaaaaaaaaaaaaaaaaaaaaaaacctctctatacttgtataataacataaaaTCTCCCGTGGAGTACAAAATCCGTTAGCACCAATTCATAATCTTCCACGTGTGTACATaaacaaattaatgaaattCGTAAATCTTTTAGGGCCATATTCATTTCTTTACTTCATCCAATTGATCTGATGATATTTCTTATCTTAAAATTTGGCGAGGTTTCAACTTTAAATCCCATCACGTCgtaatatataaaagaaaataaatagagCTTCAGTCCTAACAGCACATGCCTATTTACAAGTGATTCAATCATACTCCAATGTGAATTGGCACGTAGAAAAAAATTTACACATAATAGTGCATTATTGGATTAAGACGCCACACTACAGTATACCCAGTTTATGTAAGTTTTTCTAGTGTAGGTgagcaaatataagttcatatcATAGCATACCCACGAGAGGACTGATTTTGACCTACctgtttttctttctattcATTGTATGAAAGAgttaaaaaaatcatgaaatgaATCAACAGTGAAGGGCTGGAGGTAAAAAGGGGAGTGCGAAAATTATTATATTACC
Encoded proteins:
- the LOC103429983 gene encoding ACT domain-containing protein ACR9-like isoform X4, whose protein sequence is MGVPSDDVVVIQKGRRPGEPCIITVNCPDKTGLGCDICRIILDFGLLIEKADFSTDGIWCYIVLWVFPDSSSPVVKLSNLKNQLQSVCPSCSVPFYLYQQATRSSSSPVYLLTFLCLDRKGLLHGNGNLPHLHCLIVLRDLLHTKERQDETIKQLRDVLGESCISCELQLVGPEYESLHGIPSLSPVVAEELFRCELLDKETRSQALSPDMTKLKKTNVTMDNSLSPAHTLLQIHCADHKGLLYDILRTLKDCNIKIAYGRISPNIKGYRDLDLFIQQNDGKKFVDPDKQSALYLRLKVEMLHPLRVIIANRGPDTELLVANPVELSGKGRPRVFYDVTTALKTLGICIFSAEIGRVAASDREWEVYTFLLEENHNFQLSNMVAKNQIADRVRRTLMGW
- the LOC103429983 gene encoding ACT domain-containing protein ACR9-like isoform X2, whose protein sequence is MGVPSDDVVVIQKGRRPGEPCIITVNCPDKTGLGCDICRIILDFGLLIEKADFSTDGIWCYIVLWVFPDSSSPVVKLSNLKNQLQSVCPSCSVPFYLYQQATRSSSSPVYLLTFLCLDRKGLLHGNGNLPHLHCLIVLRDLLHTKERQDETIKQLRDVLGESCISCELQLVGPEYESLHGIPSLSPVVAEELFRCELLDKETRSQALSPDMTKLKKTNVTMDNSLSPAHTLLQIHCADHKGLLYDILRTLKDCNIKIAYGRISPNIKGYRDLDLFIQQNDGKKFVDPDKQSALYLRLKVEMLHPLRVIIANRGPDTELLVANPVELSGKGRPRVFYDVTTALKTLGICIFSVRKLRNKLKVIQNYQIFCELLTQAEIGRVAASDREWEVYTFLLEENHNFQLSNMVAKNQIADRVRRTLMGW
- the LOC103429983 gene encoding ACT domain-containing protein ACR9-like isoform X3 gives rise to the protein MGVPSDDVVVIQKGRRPGEPCIITVNCPDKTGLGCDICRIILDFGLLIEKADFSTDGIWCYIVLWVFPDSSSPVVKLSNLKNQLQSVCPSCSVPFYLYQQATRSSSSPVYLLTFLCLDRKGLLHDVTKTLSELELSIQRVKVTTTPDDRVLDLFFITDNTDLLHTKERQDETIKQLRDVLGESCISCELQLVGPEYESLHGIPSLSPVVAEELFRCELLDKETRSQALSPDMTKLKKTNVTMDNSLSPAHTLLQIHCADHKGLLYDILRTLKDCNIKIAYGRISPNIKGYRDLDLFIQQNDGKKFVDPDKQSALYLRLKVEMLHPLRVIIANRGPDTELLVANPVELSGKGRPRVFYDVTTALKTLGICIFSAEIGRVAASDREWEVYTFLLEENHNFQLSNMVAKNQIADRVRRTLMGW
- the LOC103429983 gene encoding ACT domain-containing protein ACR9-like isoform X1, whose product is MGVPSDDVVVIQKGRRPGEPCIITVNCPDKTGLGCDICRIILDFGLLIEKADFSTDGIWCYIVLWVFPDSSSPVVKLSNLKNQLQSVCPSCSVPFYLYQQATRSSSSPVYLLTFLCLDRKGLLHDVTKTLSELELSIQRVKVTTTPDDRVLDLFFITDNTDLLHTKERQDETIKQLRDVLGESCISCELQLVGPEYESLHGIPSLSPVVAEELFRCELLDKETRSQALSPDMTKLKKTNVTMDNSLSPAHTLLQIHCADHKGLLYDILRTLKDCNIKIAYGRISPNIKGYRDLDLFIQQNDGKKFVDPDKQSALYLRLKVEMLHPLRVIIANRGPDTELLVANPVELSGKGRPRVFYDVTTALKTLGICIFSVRKLRNKLKVIQNYQIFCELLTQAEIGRVAASDREWEVYTFLLEENHNFQLSNMVAKNQIADRVRRTLMGW